The Felis catus isolate Fca126 chromosome X, F.catus_Fca126_mat1.0, whole genome shotgun sequence genome includes a region encoding these proteins:
- the CCNQ gene encoding cyclin-Q isoform X2, with protein sequence MEAFGPDSGGAGDKARGAEGRPAPEARVHFRVTRFIMEAGVKLGMQSIAVATACTIYHKFFCEINLDAYDPYLVAMSALYLAGKVEEQHLRTRDIINVSNRYFHPGSEPLELDSRFWALRDSIVQCELLMLRVLRFQVSFQHPHKYLLHYLVSLKNWLNRYSWQRTPISVTAWALLRDSYHGGLCLRFRAQHIAVAVLHLALQAYGVEVPAEAEAEKPWWQIYTMDTEIP encoded by the exons ATGGAGGCCTTTGGCCCCGACAGTGGCGGAGCAGGGGACAAGGCGCGGGGTGCCGAGGGGCGGCCGGCGCCCGAGGCCAGGGTGCACTTCCGAGTGACGCGGTTCATCATGGAGGCAG GTGTCAAGCTAGGGATGCAGTCCATTGCCGTTGCCACTGCTTGCACCATTTACCATAAGTTCTTCTGCGAGATCAACCTGGACGCCTATGACCCCTACTTGGTCGCCATGTCTGCCCTTTACTTGGCCGGCAAAGTGGAGGAACAGCACCTGCGCACTCGTGACATCATCAACGTGTCCAACAG GTACTTTCACCCGGGCAGTGAACCCTTGGAGCTGGACTCCCGCTTCTGGGCCCTGCGGGACAGTATAGTGCAGTGTGAACTCCTCATGCTGAGAGTCCTGCGTTTCCAAGTCTCCTTCCAGCACCCACACAAG TACCTGCTCCACTACCTGGTTTCCCTCAAGAACTGGCTGAATCGTTACAGCTGGCAGCGGACCCCCATTTCCGTCACTGCCTGGGCCCTGCTGCGGGACAGCTACCATGGGGGGCTGTGCCTCCGGTTCCGGGCTCAGCACATAGCCGTGGCAGTGCTCCACCTGGCCCTGCAGGCCTACGGGGTCGAGGTGCCCGCCGAGGCCGAGGCCGAGAAGCCGTGGTGGCAG